The following are encoded together in the Cynocephalus volans isolate mCynVol1 chromosome 4, mCynVol1.pri, whole genome shotgun sequence genome:
- the SIRT3 gene encoding NAD-dependent protein deacetylase sirtuin-3, mitochondrial isoform X1, with product MALWGRHAGVALWLWGPGGGRGGARGGWHPCGCRPAFTGTEGVSAGAVGLGLARTENRTAACQTPLSADAVATALRTRPRASVPRLFLRSIAGGRRPISFSVGALSIFGSRGNSEKGNLSLQDIADLIRARACQRVVVMVGAGISTPSGIPDFRSPGSGLYSNLQKYNIPYPEAIFELAFFFHNPKPFFTLAKELYPGNYRPNVTHYFLRLLHDKGLLLRLYTQNIDGLERVSGIPASKLVEAHGTFASATCTVCRTPFPGEAFWADVMADRVPQCSVCTGIVKPDIVFYGEPLPERFLLHVVDFPMADLLLILGTSLEVEPFASLSEAVRSSVPRLLINRDLVGPLAWRPRSRDVAQLGDVVHGVERLVELLGWTEEMQDLVQRETGKLNGRDR from the exons ATGGCGCTGTGGGGCCGGCACGCGGGGGTCGCCCTCTGGCTGTGGGGCCCGGGAGGTGGGCGCGGCGGGGCCCGGGGCGGTTGGCACCCCTGCGGCTGTCGGCCGGCGTTTACCGGGACGGAGGGCGTCAGTGCGGGCGCGGTCGGCCTGGGACTGGCCCGCACTGAGAACCGGACCGCGGCCTGTCAGACGCCCCTTTCCGCTGACGCGGTCGCGACGGCGCTGCGGACGCGGCCCAGGGCGTCGGTTCCCCGCCTCTTCCTTCGCAG TATCGCAGGTGGAAGAAGGCCCATATCTTTTTCTGTGGGTGCTTTAAGCATCTTTGGAAGCAGAGGCAACAGTGAGAAGGGGAATCTTTCCCTACAGGACATAGCTGACCTGATTCGGGCCAGAGCCTGCCAGAGGGTGGTGGTCATGGTGGGTGCTGGCATCAGCACGCCCAGTGGCATTCCAGACTTCAG aTCTCCAGGGAGTGGCCTCTACAGCAACCTCCAGAAGTACAACATCCCATACCCTGAGGCCATTTTTGAACTCGCATTTTTCTTTCACAACCCCAAGCCCTTTTTCACTTTGGCCAAGGAGCTGTACCCTGGGAACTACAGGCCCAATGTCACTCACTACTTCCTCCGACTGCTCCATGACAAGGGACTGCTTCTGCGTCTCTACACACAGAATATTGATGGGCTTGAGAGAG TGTCTGGCATCCCTGCCTCAAAGCTGGTTGAAGCTCACGGGACCTTTGCCTCTGCCACTTGCACAGTCTGTCGAACACCTTTTCCAGGAGAGGCCTTTTGG GCTGACGTGATGGCGGACAGGGTTCCCCAGTGCTCGGTCTGCACCGGCATCGTGAAGCCCGACATCGTGTTCTATGGGGAGCCGCTGCCCGAGAGGTTCTTGCTGCACGTGGTTGACTTCCCCATGGCAGATCTGCTGCTCATCCTTGGCACCTCCCTGGAG GTGGAGCCTTTTGCCAGCTTGTCCGAGGCTGTGCGGAGCTCAGTGCCTCGGCTGCTCATCAATCGGGACTTGGTGGGGCCCTTGGCTTGGCGTCCTCGCAGTAGGGATGTGGCCCAGCTGGGGGATGTGGTTCATGGCGTGGAAAGGCTGGTGGAGCTTCTGGGCTGGACAGAAGAGATGCAGGACTTGGTCCAGCGGGAAACTGGAAAG CTCAATGGACGGGACAGATAA
- the SIRT3 gene encoding NAD-dependent protein deacetylase sirtuin-3, mitochondrial isoform X2, translating to MADRVPQCSVCTGIVKPDIVFYGEPLPERFLLHVVDFPMADLLLILGTSLEVEPFASLSEAVRSSVPRLLINRDLVGPLAWRPRSRDVAQLGDVVHGVERLVELLGWTEEMQDLVQRETGKLNGRDR from the exons ATGGCGGACAGGGTTCCCCAGTGCTCGGTCTGCACCGGCATCGTGAAGCCCGACATCGTGTTCTATGGGGAGCCGCTGCCCGAGAGGTTCTTGCTGCACGTGGTTGACTTCCCCATGGCAGATCTGCTGCTCATCCTTGGCACCTCCCTGGAG GTGGAGCCTTTTGCCAGCTTGTCCGAGGCTGTGCGGAGCTCAGTGCCTCGGCTGCTCATCAATCGGGACTTGGTGGGGCCCTTGGCTTGGCGTCCTCGCAGTAGGGATGTGGCCCAGCTGGGGGATGTGGTTCATGGCGTGGAAAGGCTGGTGGAGCTTCTGGGCTGGACAGAAGAGATGCAGGACTTGGTCCAGCGGGAAACTGGAAAG CTCAATGGACGGGACAGATAA
- the RIC8A gene encoding synembryn-A, whose product MEPRAVADAVETGEEDVIVDALRTFNREHSQSFTFDDAQREDRKRLAELLVSVLERGLPPSCPVTWLQSIRILSRDRSCLDPFTSRRSLQALACCAGISAAQGLDPEPSDMDAVLESLKCLCNLVLSSPVAQVLAAEARLVVKLAERVQLYRKRSFPHDVQFFDLRLLFLLTALRTDVRQQLFQELHGVRLLTDTLELTLGLTPEESTPERLPPQETERAMEILKVLFNITLDSIKREVDEEDASLYQYLATLLRHCVMVTVAGDHTEEFHGHTVNLLGNLPLKCLDVLLTLELHEGSLEFMGVNMDVIHVLLAFLEKRLHQTHRLKESVAPVLSVLTECARMHRPARKFLKAQVLPPLRDVRTRPEVGELLRNKLVRLMTHLDTDVKRVAAEFLFVLCSESVPRFIKYTGYGNAAGLLAARGLMAGGRPEGQYSEDEDTDTEEYKEAKASINPVTGRVEEQPPNPMEGMTEEQREHEAMKLVNMFDKLSRHRVIQPMGMSPRGHLTSLQDAMCETMEGQLSSDPDSDPD is encoded by the exons ATGGAGCCCCGGGCGGTGGCGGATGCGGTGGAGACGGGGGAGGAGGACGTGATTGTGGACGCCCTGCGGACGTTCAACAGGGAG CACTCCCAGAGCTTCACGTTCGATGATGCCCAACGGGAGGACAGGAAG AGGCTGGCCGAGCTGCTGGTCTCGGTCCTGGAGCGGGGCTTGCCACCCTCCTGCCCGGTCACTTGGCTGCAGAGCATCCGCATACTGTCCCGGGACCGCAGCTGCCTGGACCCGTTCACCAGCCGCCGGAGCCTGCAGGCACTGGCCTGCTGTGCGGGTATCTCCGCCGCCCAGGGGCTCGACCCCGAGCCCTCCGACATGGATGCTGTCCTCGAGTCCCTCAAGTGCCTGTGCAACCTCGTGCTCAGCAGCCCCGTGGCACAGGTGCTGGCGGCAGAGGCCCGCCTGGTGGTGAAGCTCGCCGAGCGCGTGCAGCTGTATCGCAAGAGGAGCTTCCCGCACGACGTCCAGTTCTTCGACCTGCGGCTGCTCTTCCTGCTGACGGCGCTGCGCACCGACGTGCGCCAGCAGCTGTTCCAGGAGCTGCACGGAGTGCGCCTGCTGACCGACACGCTGGAGCTGACGCTGGGGCTGACTCCCGAGGAGAGCACCCCCGAGCGCCTTCCTCCCCAGGAGACGGAGCGCGCCATGGAAATCCTCAAAGTGCTCTTCAACATCACGCTCGACTCCATTAAGAGGGAGGTGGACGAG GAAGACGCTTCCCTTTACCAGTACCTGGCGACCCTTCTGAGGCACTGTGTGATGGTCACTGTTGCTGGAGATCACACAGAGGAGTTCCATGG CCACACAGTGAACCTCCTAGGGAACTTGCCCCTCAAGTGTCTGGACGTCCTCCTCACCCTCGAGCTGCATGAAGGCTCCTTGGAATTCATGGGAGTGAACATGGATGTGATTCATGTCCTCCTCGCCTTCCTAGAAAAGCGTTTGCACCAG ACACACAGGCTGAAGGAGAGCGTGGCCCCCGTGCTGAGCGTGCTGACAGAGTGTGCCCGTATGCACCGCCCAGCCAGGAAATTCCTGAAGGCCCAG GTGCTGCCCCCGCTGCGGGACGTGAGGACCCGGCCAGAGGTGGGGGAACTGCTGCGAAACAAGCTTGTCCGCCTCATGACACACCTGGACACGGACGTGAAGAGGGTGGCCGCTGAGTTCCTGTTTGTCCTGTGCTCTGAGAGCG TGCCCCGATTCATCAAGTACACGGGCTACGGGAACGCCGCCGGCCTCCTGGCTGCCAGGGGTCTCATGGCGGGGGGCCGGCCTGAGGGCCAGTACTCGGAGGACGAGGACACGGACACAGAGGAGTACAAGGAAGCCAAGGCCAG CATAAACCCGGTGACCGGGAGGGTGGAGGAGCAGCCACCCAACCCCATGGAGGGCATGACGGAGGAGCAGCGGGAGCACGAGGCCATGAAGCTGGTGAATATGTTCGACAAGCTCTCCAG GCACAGAGTCATCCAGCCTATGGGGATGAGTCCCCGGGGTCACCTCACATCCCTGCAGGATGCCATGTGCGAGACCATGGAGGGGCAGCTCTCTTCGGACCCTGACTCAGACCCTGACTGA